The genomic DNA CGCTGCCAGGACGCCTGCCCGGCGTGGGCGACCGACAAGCCGCTCTCCCCCAAGCTCTTCGTCATGGGCCTGCGCGACCACGCGTACGCGAAGGCGCCCTTCCTGCTGACCCCCGAGGACGAGCGCGACGCGCTGCCCGAGGCGCTCCGCCTCGAGGCGTCCCGCCCGCTGGTCGGCCCCACCGGGTACGCCGAGCCGGATCCGATCTCCGTGCAGGACGGGGTCGTCGCGGTCATCGACCCCGACGTCCTGTGGTCGTGCACGAGCTGCGGCGCGTGCGTGCAGGCCTGCCCGGTCGACATCGAGCACGTCGACCACATCGTCGACCTGCGCCGCAACCAGGTCCTGATGGAGTCGGAATTCCCGAGCCAGCTGAACGGCATGTTCAAGGGCCTGGAATCCAAGGGCAACCCGTGGAACGCGAGCCCCCGCACGCGGATGGACTGGGCCAAGGACCTGCCCTTCCACGTGCCGCTCGTCGGCGGCCCGCACGACGAGGACGTCGAGGACCTGAGCCAGGTCGACTACCTCTTCTGGGTCGGCTGCGCCGGCGCGTACGACGACCGCGCGAAGAAGACGACCCGCGCCGTGGCCGAGCTGCTGCAGACCGCGGGCGTCTCGTACGCGGTCCTGGGCAAGGGAGAGACCTGCACCGGCGACCCGGCCCGACGCGCGGGCAACGAGCTCGTCTTCCAGCAGCTGGCCGCGGAGAACACCGAGACGCTGCGCGAGGCGAAGGCCACCAAGGTCGTCGCCACCTGCGCGCACTGCCTCAACTCGCTCAAGAACGAGTACCCCCAGCTCGGCCTGACGATGGAGGTCGTGCACCACACCCAGCTGCTGAACCGCCTCGTCCGCGAGGGCCGGCTCACCCCGGTCGCGCCGGCCGACGACGCCGAGCAGCGAACCATCACCTACCACGACCCCTGCTACCTCGGCCGGCACAACCAGGTGTACGAGCCCCCGCGCGAGCTGCTCGGCGCGCTGCCGGGCACGACGGTCGCCGAGATGCCCCGCAGCGGCAAGGACTCCTTCTGCTGCGGCGCCGGCGGCGCGCGGATGTGGATGGAGGAGGACCTCGGCACCCGGATCAACGCCAACCGCACCGAGGAGGCCGTCGCCACCCTCGCCGCCGCCGGAGCGACCGACGCGGCGCCGGGGGCGATCGCGACCGGCTGCCCCTTCTGCCGCACGATGCTCACCGACGGGACGGACGCACTGGCGAACGGCTCGGGCAAGCCGGCACCCGAGGTGATCGACGTCGCGCAGCTGCTGCTCGAGTCGGTCCGCAGGGGGCGCTGACCAGGGCGGACGCCGCTGTCGGACCTGGTTGTCGAAGCGGTTGTCAGCATCGTGTTGCGTCAGCCCGGGACGCGTCCTTGACTGGTCCTGCCGACCCTCCGACGGGGTCGCCACGACCCACGAGGAGACCGAGATGACCGAGCAGACCACCGAGCACGAGACCCACGTCGAGGACCACTCCTCCCACACCCACGGCGACGGCTGCGGCCACGAGTCCGTCCAGCACGAGGACCACGTCGACTACGTCCACGACGGGCACCGCCACTCCGCGCACGACGACCACTACGACGAGCACTGAGCCCCGGCTCCGAGCGTCCTGCGCCGCCTCGCCCACCAGGGCGGGGCGGCGCTGCCGTGTCCGGACCCTCGTCCCGGCAGTCCCGGGCCCGCTAGCTCTGGCTCTCCGCACCGCACCCGGGACCGACGTACGCTTTTGACAATCGTTTTCAGTCTCATTAGCGTCGGACGCGTCGTCCTCGTCCCGCCGGAAGGTCACCCGCCACCATGCGCCGCCTGCTCGTCCCCGCCCTGCCCGCCGCCGCCCTGCTCCTCGGGCTCACGGCCTGCTCGGGCTCAGCCGGCTCCGCCGCACCGGCGTCATCCGGCGCCGCAGGCACCGTCAGCGTCGTCGCCTCCACCAACGTCTACGGCGACATCGTCAAGACGATCGGCGGCGACGCCGTCGAGGTCACCTCGATCATCGACGACCCCAGCCAGGACCCGCACGAGTACACGGCCAACGCCCGTACGCAGCTCGCCCTCAGCAAGGCCCAGCTCGTCGTCGAGAACGGCGGCGGCTACGACGACTTCGTCGCCACGATGCTCTCGGCGACCACTGCGAAGCCGCGCGTGCTGAACGTCGCCGACGTCTCCGGCTACGACCAGGAGCCCGCCGAGGGCGAGTTCAACGAGCACCTCTGGTACGACTTCCCGACGATGGTCAAGCTCACCGACCAGGTGCAGCAGGACCTGTCGGCGATCGCGCCTGACCGGGCCGAGACGTTCAGGACCAACGCAGCCGCCTTCACCACCAAGCTCGAGGGCCTGGAGAAGAGCGAGGAGACCCTCGCCGCCGAGCACCGCGGCACCGGCGTCGCCATCACCGAGCCCGTCCCGCTCTACCTGCTCGACGCGTCGGGCCTGGTCAACCGGACCCCCGAGGAGTTCAGCGAGGCGATCGAGGAGGGCAGCGACGTGCCGCCGGCCGTCCTGCAGGAGACCGAGGCCCTCTTCAGCGGCAAGAAGGTCGGGCTGCTCGCGTACAACGAGCAGACCACCGGTCCGCAGACCGAGGCCGTGCTCGCTGCCGCCAAGTCCGCCGGTGTGCCCGTCGTGGGGATGACCGAGACGCTGCCCGCCGGCCTCGACTACGTCGGCTGGATGCAGCGCAACCTCGACGCGGTGGGCGGCGCGCTGCAGGGATGAGCGCCGCGGCAGGGATGATGGGCCCCGTGACGGCGGAGGCGGCAGGGCGTACGCCCGCAGAGCTCGCCCCGCCGGTCCTCGCCATCCGCGACGCCGCGCTCGGCTACGGCGACCGGCTGCTCTGGTCGGGCCTGACGCTCGACGTGCGGCCCGGGCAGTTCGTCGCGATCCTCGGCCCGAACGGCTCGGGCAAGACGAGCCTGCTGCGCGCCGTCCTCGGCACGCAGGCCCTCACCAGCGGCTCCATCGAGATCCTCGGCGAGCCCGTGCGGCGGGGCCACCGCTCGGTCGGCTACGTCCCGCAGCAGCACCTCGCCGACCGCGGCACCCCGCTGCGGGCGCGCGACTTCCTGGCCCTGGGCATCGACGGCACCCGCTTCGGGCTGCCGCTGCCCAGCAGGGACCGGCGCCGACGCGTCGACGCCATGCTCGACACGGTGGACGCCCGCGCGTTCGGGCGTACGCGGATCGGTTCGCTGTCGGGCGGTGAGCAGCAACGGCTCCGGATCGGGCAGGCGCTGATCGGCGACTCGAGGCTGCTGCTCTGCGACGAGCCGCTGATCTCGCTCGACCTGCACCAGCAGCGCGCGGTCAGCGACCTGATCGACGCCAGTCGCCGCGACCACGACCGCGCCGTCCTGATGATCACCCACGACGTGAACCCGGTGCTCGACATGGTCGACACCGTCGTCTACCTGGCCAACGGGCAGGCGCTGGTGGGCTCGGTCGACGACGTGTTCACCTCCGAGGTGCTGAGCGACCTCTACGGGACACCGGTGGAGGTCATCCGCGCGCGCGGCCGGATCATCGTGGTCGGGCTGCCCGACCACGCGCACGAGGGCCACGAGCACGCCCCTCACCACGACGGGGCGGACCACTGATGCACCTCGACCTCTTCTCACAGCTCTTCAACTTCGAGGGCTACGGCGAGCTGCTGGCGCTCGTGCGGAACTCGGTGGTCGCCGGCGCGGTGCTCGGGCTCACCGGCGGGCTGATCGGCGTCTTCGTCATGGCCCGCGACCTGGCCTTCGCCGTGCACGCGATCAGCGAGCTGTCCTTCGCCGGCGCGGCCGCGGGGCTGCTGTTCGGCATCGGGGTCGTCGAGGGCTCGCTGGCGGGTTCGCTGGCCGCGGCGCTGCTGATCGGGATCCTGGGCAGCCGGGCGCGCAACCGGAACTCGATCATCGCCGTCCTGATGCCCTTCGGCCTCGGCCTCGGGATCCTCTGCCTCTCCCTCTACTCCGGGCGCGCGGCGAACAAGTTCGGGCTGCTCACCGGCCAGATCGTCGCCGTCGACAACCCGCGGCTGACCGCGCTGCTGGTCATCTGCGGGATCGTCGTCGTCGGGCTGCTGCTGGTGTGGCGCCCGCTGATGTTCGTCAGCATCGACGCGCAGGTCGCCGAGGCCCGCGGGGTGCCCGCGGTCGCCCTGTCGATCGTGTTCATGGTGCTGCTGGGCATGTCCGTGGCGGTCTCGGTGCAGATCGTGGGTTCGCTGCTGGTGCTGTCGGTGCTGGTCACCCCCGCCGCCGCGGCCCTGCGCGTCTCCGCCTCGCCGGTCCTGGTGCCGGTGCTGTCCACGGTCTTCGCCGTGGTGTCGATGGTCGGCGGGATCCTGCTCGCGCTCGGCAGCTCGATCCCGATCAGCCCGTACGTGACGACCCTGTCCTTCCTGATCTACGTGGTGTGCCGCGTCGTCGGCGGCGTGCGCGACCGCCGGTTGCCCCGGGCGCCCAGAATGGCCACGGAGGTGGTGTCCTGATGCCTCGTACGCCGCAGCGCACCACGCGCCAGCGCACGGCGGTCGGTGAGCTGCTGCAGCGGACGTCGGAGTTCCGCACGGCCGCGCAGATCCACGACGACCTGCGCCACGCCGGCGAGGACATCGGCCTGACGACGGTCTACCGCACGCTGCAGCTGATGGTCGACGCCGAGCAGCTCGACGCGATCCGCACCGACGACGGCGAGACCGCCTACCGCCGCTGCTCGACCGGGCACCACCACCACCTCGTCTGCCGCGACTGCGGCCGCACTGTCGAGGTCGAGGGCCCCGCGATCGAGGCCTGGACCGACCAGGTCGCCGCGGAGCACGGCTTCACGGAGGTGGAGCACCAGCTGGAGATCTTCGGCGTGTGCGGGGAGTGCAAGGTCGGCTGACGGTCCTGCCCGCTTCGACGAGCAGGAGGGGCCACCCAGCGCCCAGCGGCACGCCGTAGCCGACGTGGCGCGGCCAGAGCGATGGACGGTCTGGCAGGTGAGCCGCTTCCCCGAGGTCGACGAGATCAGTGGCCGCGTCGACCTCGTTGTGGCTCGTTCCCTCCAGCTTCCGGTCGACAGCAGCTGAACGCAGCGTGCGAGACGCCGCCCGCTCTCGGCGGCTGCCCGCTCGAGGGTTGCCTGCATGCGCTCCTCGACGATCCCGCGCGCGTGCTCCAAGAAATCATGGAGGCCTTGTCTGCTGGCAAGAGGCTCCGTCGTCGATGCGTCACTGAGCGGGTTGTCTTGCTGCGGATCCAGCCACGCGACAGGATCGTTTCCATGAGGGCTGGGTCGGGTCTGTGGAGCGTCGCGGCGGCGGTCTTTCTGGCCACAGGTGGTTGCCTGACCGTGGTCGGCTACCAGAGCCGATCCTTCGGCTGGTCGCCTACGCCCCTCTCTCCGAACAGACGTACGAGTCGACGACGGGCCTGCTCGTGGTCGGCCACGAAGAGGCGGTCGGGCTGGTCGTGCTGACGGCCGGTCTGGTCCTCTCCGCACTGTGTGTCGGCGTCAGGATCGGCCGACGCGCAGGAGAGCCCGGTTCGGCGGCGGCTGACGCGAAGCTGATCGCACTCCTTGCAGCGCAGCGGCTCTCGGGGCGCAGCGCATCTCTCCGGGACCTCGAGGTCGACGTCGCCGAAGCCGAGCCAGGAAGTCGGCGAGTCGCTGCAGAAGGCGCCAAGCGTGGTCCTCATCGGTGGTCTTGACGAACACGTAGGCGGTGGTGCGGTCCCACGCGACCTTCGTCGTCGCGCTCGGCGCGGCCGTGGCGTCGAGGGTTGGTCACCTCGCTGATGAAGTGGCTCGCCACTCGTGTCGTCACGCCGGGTGACACTGCGCGGATGCGCGGGCTCGAGCCGTCCCCTGTCGCCCGAGGGCGGGATCGAGACCAGGCTCGCTCTGCGTCGCGCGGGCGACCCCGAGTCGCCGAAGAGGTGCTGGGCCAGGTCAGACGATCTCGAAGCCGGCGGTGGCGGTCTGGGCCGGGGCGGCGCCGCGTCTGGCCGCGTCGACCCTGATCTTGTAGGTACCGGGCGGCAGGACCAGCGAGAATCCGTAGCTGTGGTCCGCGGCGACCGGGGCGGTGCCCTGGTAGAGCGTCTCCTCGGTGATCGTGTCGATGACGTACCAGGTCACGTCGTCGCGACGCTGGTCCAGGGCTCCGACGACCTGGAGCGGGCCCGGCGCCGGCACGGCGTCCGGCAGGGTCAACCCGTCGGTCAGTCGCTCGTCCAGGGGTCGGAACGGGATGGGTTCGGTGGAGTCGAGGGCGTCGAAGAGCAGGAAGCTCTTCCCGCGCAGCGTCACCTGGACAGGGACTGGTCGGCCGACGTACGCCGAGACCGTGTGCACGAGGCTCTGGGCCCAGAACGCGGCCTTCGCCGCGTCGGGATCGGTCGGACGGATCTTGTCGTCGCCGGCGTAGTCGACCAGGACCGCGCCGTCCTGCTCGGCGACGCTGGAGAGCGTCAAGGACCCGAAGGGCCAGGAGGCGTCGTTGCTGGAGGGCTCTCGCCCGACCGCGGCCACGGCCTCGAGGAGGGTCGTCTTCGGTCGCGGTTCGGCCAGCAGCGTGTCCTTGGGTCCGGGGAAGTACACCAGGGTGGTCGCGACCGGTGTGGTCGGCGGATCTGTGACGGGACTGCGGGCGCCTGACGGGGCGCTGCCGGTGACGGTGAAGCTGCGCTGTTCCTGGACCTGACCCGACCGGCTTCGAAGGGTCAGGGTGTAGTCGCCGGGGTCGAGCTCCGGTGCGCTGCTGAGGACGGTGCGGCCCCCGCCGGCGGCGTCCGCCTTGAGGCTCGCGACCGTCCGGCCGTCTCGACCCGTCACGACGAGCTGGTCTCCTACGGCGCCCGGCATCGCGGCGATGCCGACCGGTGACGTGACTCGTTCCGAAGGGCCGGGGAAGAAGATCGAGCCGGTGTACGCGATCTCGACCCGCGGGTCGAAGAGCGGTTGCGTCGTGTCGACCGAGCCGTACAGGGTGGTCGGGCTGCCGTTCAGGGTGATGACGACGGGCCCGAAGGAGTCGAACGCCTCGTCGGCGGTGCGCACCCAGGACTCGACCCACAGCCGTGCCTGTGCGTCGGCTCCGGGACCTCTGGGACGCGTCTGGTCGTCGACGGATGCCATGTCGAGGTGCACCGTCCCGTCGAGGTAGGTGAGGCTCTTGACCCGGTTGGCGCCGTTCCTGGGGAAGGACACTGCTCCGGGCACCGTCGGGGCCTGCTCGAAGAGCGACTCGACGGCCTGCACCGGGTCGTACGGGGCGCTCGCGCGGGCCGCGTCGACGAGCAGTCCGTCGGTGCCCGGCCGGTAGATCGTCCACGCGACCCTCGGCTGGCTCGGGCGGTACCTGCCGGAAGGGGCGGTGCTGACCGGCGACGGGAACGCGCTGACGGTGTCGGCCGGGACCGCCGCCCGCTGGGGGCCGCCGAGCGTCAGGAGCACGAGCGCCACGACGACCAGGGCGACGGAGACGCCGGCCAGGGCCACCGGCCAACCGGTCTTCCACCGTGTCCGGACCGGCCGGAGGCGCTCGGCCACGAGCCGCTCCTGCAAGCGGTCCCAGGCGCCCGGTGACGGCTGGACCTGCTCGGCCTCGGCGTCCATCGCCTTCTGCAGCGCCGAGATCAGTCGTGGATCTTGATCAAGCCTCATCGGGAACTCCCAGGACGTGCCGCAGGGCGTGGACGCCACGGGCGCCATGGCTCTTCACGGCTCCCCTGCTGATCTGGAGCGCCGCGGCGGTCTCTGCCTCGCTCAGCTGCGCGTAGTAGCGGAGGACGAGCACCTCACGCTGCCGCTGTGACAGCTCGGCCAGCCCGTCCAACACCCGGCGACGCTCGAGGCTGAGGAGCGCCTGGTCCTCGGCGCTGTCGGCGTCCTCCCACCGCTTCGCGGGGGCCGAGCGCACGACGTTCTGGTGCCTGAGTGCCGAGCGGCAGCGGTTCACCACCGACACGTGCAGGTAGCCGGCCGCGTCCTCCGGCCGCTTCAGCCGCGCCCAGCGGGAGTGCAGGTCGACGAAGGCGTCCTGGACGAGCTCCTCGGCAACCCCCACGTCGCGCACGAGCAGCCACGCGACCCGGACCAGCCGCACGTGATGGGCGGCGAAGAGCGATGCGAGCGTGGTCGTCGGCGGGGGTTCGCCCGGCCTCGTCGCGTCCACCGATCTCAGCGCCTCCACACCACCTCCACGCGCGAGTGCCCCTCATGGTTGTCAGCCGACGACAGACTGATCCTCGCCTCCTCGGCACCCACGACGACGACCTGCCTCACGTCCTCAGAAGCCGAACGTCCTCAGAAGCGGAACAGCCACCGGCGCAGCCGGCCTTCTGGCCGGCTCTGACCGCTTGGACGTCGCCGTCCGCCCGGCTCCGCCGGGAGAGGTGACACCCTCGACCTCTCGGTCTCGGTCAGCGACCTACCCAACGGCATCCACACCAGCGTCAGCCACGGCATCGGCACGGGACCGTCTCCCCGTGCACGGTGATCGACACCCGCGAGTCGATCGCCGTGGGCGGCCCCAAGCCGCAAGACGTCAAGCTTGCGGGCGCGTTCGTCGCCTGCAACCGACCGTCCTGGGAGCAAGAGATGCTTCTCATCCCGACCCGCAGGCCGCCTGGGTCCGGTGAACGGACGACGTAGGAGAGCTTCGCGACAACGGCACCCGACTAGCAAGACCTCGCGCAGTGACCGTACGAAGACCGGCCAACGGGCACCCGTTCGAGCATGTTCGGCGTCTCACACCTCGCGCTCAACCACCGTCATACGAGAACGGACAAGAGGTCTTAGAGATCGGTTTTGCGTCGGTATCGTTCTCGATCCAGGACGTCGCCACCACGCGCGAGGTCGGAGGTGCTGGGTTCGTACTCTCACGGTCAGGGGCATGGCGTGGCCTCTTAGGACGAACCGGAGTGGATCAGGTGGTGTCGGTCTGCGGCATCGTGATGACGACCTTGCCGACCTGGGCGTTGCTCTCGAGGTAGGTGTAGGCGTCGGCGATGGCGCTGAGGGCGAAGGTGCGGTCAACGGTGGGCCGTAGCGCGCCGGTGGTGATGCCGTGGTTGATGAAGGCGACGGCACGGGCCAGGCGGGTGTCGTCGCCGACGACCTCGACCACGTCGTAGCCGCGCAGGGTGAGCCGGTGCTGCAGCAACGCCAGGACGGGCAGGGTGGTCGGGCTGTCGCTGAGGGCACCGTAGATGACGATGGTGGCGTATTCCGCGGCTGCTTCCGCGACCTCGCTGAGCAGTGGCCCGCCGACAGGGTCGAAGACGACGTCCACCCCGGCGCCGCCGGTGATGTCCGCCAGCCGGCCGCGCAGGTCCTCCTCGCCGGTGGCGATGACGGCGCTGGCGCCGGCGGCGAGGAGCTCGTCGCGCTTGTCCGAGGTGCGCGACAGCGCGATCGGGGTGGCGCCGATCATCGCGGCGATCTGGAGGGCGGCAAGCCCGACGCTGCTCGACGCGGCCGAGACGACGACGACGTCGCCGGCGCGCAGGCCGGCGATGTCGACGAGCCCGCCGTAGGCGGTGGCGTACGCCATCCACAGCGCGGCGGCCTCTTCCCACGACAGCCGGTCGGGGTGCTTGACCACCGCGCGGGCCGGGGCGAGGACCAGCTCGCCGTGCAGCGGGTAGTCGGGCACCGCGAACGCAGGGACGACGCTGACCCGGTCCCCGACGGCGAGCCCGGCGACGTCGGGGCCAACGGCGTCGACGGTCCCGGCCGCCTCCAGGCCGGTGGCCTGGGGGAAACGGGGTTCGAAGAAGTGGGTACCGGTGCGGAACATGACGTCCGCGCGGTTCAGGGCCAGAGCACGGGTGCGGATGCGGACCTCACCCGGCCCCGGCTCGGGGGTGTCGACCTCGTCGACGGAGAGGACGTCAGGTCCTCCGAGGGCACGGAAACGAACGGCGAGGGGCATGGCTCTCCTGGGACTGAATTTGCTGCGTTGACGGCAGCGTCCTTCGTGCGGATGCGGGTTCGGGTGTTGGAGGGGTGCCGGGGCGGGCAGGGATTAGGCCTGAGCGGTGGGCATGACCCACAGCTCGCCGATGGCGGCGTGGGCGGGCCGGGTGACCATGTAGGCGACGCCGTCGGCGATGTCGTGGGGGTCGAGCATGGTGAACCCGCCGAAGTTCTTCTCGATGTCGGCGAGGATCTCGGCGTTGTTGTGCGAGTCGAGCTCGGTGTCGACCTTGCCGGGCTCGAGGACGCCGACGCGGACGTGGTCGGGCGCGAGCTCTTGGCGTAGCGCTTCGCTGAAGCCGTTCACCCCGAACTTGGTCATGCTGTAGACCCCGGAGGTGGGGAAGGTCGTGCGCCCGGCCAGGGAGGAGATGTTGACGATGTCGGCGACCTGGCGTGGCCCGTCCTTGGCCGCGTCGAGCAGGTGCGGCACCGCGGCGTGCGTGGTGTAGAGCAGGCCCTTCTGGTTGATCGCGATCATCTGGTCCCACTCGTCGACGTCGACGTCGCAGACGCGTCCGAGGAGCATCAGTCCGGCGTTGTTGACGAGGATGTCGAGGCGGCCGAAGTGCTCGACGGCTGTCGACACGGCCTGCTCGGCCTGGTCACGCTCGGAGACGTCTGCGCTGATCGCGAGCGCGGTGCCGCCGGCGTCGGTGATCTCGGCGACCAGCGTGTCGAGGCGGTCTAGGCGGCGGGCCACGACCGCGACCGAGGAGCCGAGGCGGGCGAGCTCGAGGGCTGTGGCGCGGCCGATGCCGCTGCTGGCGCCGGTGACGAGGGCCGCCGTCGCGGTCAGCGGGGACGTCATGGTGGTGCTCCTTGTTCTGACGGCGGGCATGAGCCGCAGTGCTCGGTTGGGTGCGTGGCTGCTGGTTCGTACGTGGACGGGGCCGTGGCTGGTGCGGCGCTCGGGCGGGTTCAGAAGTAGGTCGGTTCGCGCAGCGTGTAGTGCTGCTCGAGGGCGGTGACCTCGTCGTCGGTGAGGGTCAGGTCGAGTGCGGCGACGGCGTCGGTGAGGTGGTGCGGCTTGGTGGCGCCGACGATCGGGGCGTCGACGACCGGGTTGCGCAGCACCCAGGCCAGGGCGACGGTGGCCATGGCCACGCCCCGCTCGGTGGCGATGCGTTCGACGGCGTCGATGGTGGCCTTGTCGGTGTCGAGCCATAGCGGTCGGCCCTGGAAGTCGGCTCGGGGGTTGGTCTGGCTGCGGGTGCTGCCGCTGCTTCCCCAGGGGCGAGCGACCACGCCGGCGGCGAGCGGGCTCCAGGGCAGGCTCCCGACGCCCTGGTCGGCGAGGAGGCCGAACATCTCGAGCTCTTCGCCGCGCTGGACGAGGTTGTACTGGTCCTGCATGGAGACGAACGTGGTCCAACCGTGCGTCTGAGCGGCGTGCTGCATCTTCGCGAACTGCCAGGCGAACATCGACGAGGCGCCGATGTAGCGGGCCTTGCCGGCGCGGACGACGTCGTGCAGGGCCTCCATCGTCTCCTCGACCGGGGTGCGGGGGTCGAAGCGGTGGACCTGGTAGAGGTCGACGTAGTCGGTGCCGAGGCGGCGCAGCGACGCGTCGATCTGTTCCATCACGGCCTTGCGGGACGTGCCGAAGCCGCCCGGGCCGTCGTGCATGTGCTCGGCGACCTTGGTGGCGAGCACGATGTCGTCGCGGCGGGCGACCTGCTTCAGGGCGCGGCCGACGATCTCCTCCGAGGAGCCGGCGCTGTAGACGTTCGCGGTGTCCCAGAAGGTGATGCCGAGGTCGACGGCCTGCGCGAAGTACGGCACGGCCTGCTCGTAGGGCAGCGCCCAGCTCCAGAACGGGGTGTTCCCGTCTCCGAAGCCCATGGTGCCGAGGGCGATGCGGCTGATCTTGAGGCCCGAGGTGCCGAGCTGGGTGTACTGCATGAGCGAGAGTCCTTCTGTCGTGGTCGTGGTCCGAGCTGGGCCGTTCGTTCGAGCTACGCCGCCGTCCCGGGGGGTTGCGACGGGTTGCCGCCGCGGCCCGGTGGTTGCTGTCGACGCTGTCAGGCGTCGTCGTGGTCGAGGGAGGACGACAGGTCGCGGTAGGCGTCGGCCTGGGCGAGGAGGTCGTTCGCCTTCTGCTCGGCGGTCTGCACGGCGTCGGCGCCGGCGAGCCAGCGCAGCGGCGGCTCGTCCTGCGCTGCGAGGCCGATCAGGGCGGCGGCGAGCTTGGCGGGGTCGCCGCCCTGCTTGCCGTTCATCTCCCGCCAGCCGGCGATGGTGTCCTTCGTCCGCGGGGCGTAGTCGTCGATCGACAGCTCGGGCCAGTTCGTCGAGGAGCCCTCGACCAGCAGCTCGGTGCGGAAGAAGCCGGGTTCGACGATCGTGGTCTGGATGCCGTAGGGAGCGAGGTCGAAGCGGAGCGACTCCATCCACCCCTCGAGGGCGAACTTCGACGCGCAGTAGGCGGCGACGAACTCCTGCCCGACCAGCCCTGCGGTCGAGCTGAAGGTGATGACATGGCCGCTGCGCTGGGCACGCATCACCGGCAGGACCGCCCGGGTCACGTTCAGCGGGCCGAAGAAGTTCGTCTCGATCTGCTGGCGGAACTGGGCCGGGCTGATCTCCTCGAAGAAGCCGGCGTAGAAGTTGCCGGCGTTGTTCACCAGGACGTCGATACGGCCGAACCGGTCGGTCGCCGCAACAACGGCGGCCTGCGCGGCCTGCTCGTCGGTGATGTCGAGCGAGACCGCGAGAAGATCGGGGTGCTCACCGAGGACGTCGGTGACCTTCTGCGCGTCGCGTGCGGTGGCCACGACCGCATGGCCCGCCTTGAGGGCCGCCTTGGCGATGTCGACGCCCATGCCGCGCGCTGCGCCGGTGATGAACCAGACCTTCGTGTCACTCATGTGTGTGCCTTCTCCCGAGGTGTGCTTGACGTTCAGTCAAGGCCCCGGGCGGGCGGGGAGGGAGTCCCTGGCTATCCAGTGACTGCCAGGGACCCCCTAAGTCCCGACGTGGCGCGTACGTTCACCCTCATGGACAGCCGCAGCGAGATGCGTGAGTTCCTGGTCTCCCGGCGAGCCCGGCTCACACCCGAGGAGGTCGGCCTGCCCGACTTCGGCGGTCGTCGCCGGGTCCCGGGTCTGCGCCGTGAAGAGGTCGCGCTGGTCGCCGGGATCAGCGTCGAGTACTACACCCGACTTGAACGGGGTAGCTCGACCGGGATGAGCGAGTCCGTGATCGACGCGGTCAGCCGCGCCTTGCAGCTCGACGAGGCCGAGCACACCCACCTGTGGAACCTCGCCCGGGCGTCGTGCACCGCGTCGAAGCAACGCACCTCCAGCCGGACCCAACCGGTCACCGCGGGACTGCAGCAGCTCCTCGACGCGATGCAGGACGTGCCCGCCATCGTGCAGAACGGTCGCCTCGACGTGATCGCCAGCAACCGCCTCGGGGCGGCGTTCTACTCCGAGTTGTACGCCTCGGGGGACCGACCCCCCAACTTCGGGCGCTTCGTCTTCCTCGAGCCCC from Microlunatus sagamiharensis includes the following:
- a CDS encoding zinc-dependent alcohol dehydrogenase family protein, which codes for MPLAVRFRALGGPDVLSVDEVDTPEPGPGEVRIRTRALALNRADVMFRTGTHFFEPRFPQATGLEAAGTVDAVGPDVAGLAVGDRVSVVPAFAVPDYPLHGELVLAPARAVVKHPDRLSWEEAAALWMAYATAYGGLVDIAGLRAGDVVVVSAASSSVGLAALQIAAMIGATPIALSRTSDKRDELLAAGASAVIATGEEDLRGRLADITGGAGVDVVFDPVGGPLLSEVAEAAAEYATIVIYGALSDSPTTLPVLALLQHRLTLRGYDVVEVVGDDTRLARAVAFINHGITTGALRPTVDRTFALSAIADAYTYLESNAQVGKVVITMPQTDTT
- a CDS encoding SDR family oxidoreductase produces the protein MTSPLTATAALVTGASSGIGRATALELARLGSSVAVVARRLDRLDTLVAEITDAGGTALAISADVSERDQAEQAVSTAVEHFGRLDILVNNAGLMLLGRVCDVDVDEWDQMIAINQKGLLYTTHAAVPHLLDAAKDGPRQVADIVNISSLAGRTTFPTSGVYSMTKFGVNGFSEALRQELAPDHVRVGVLEPGKVDTELDSHNNAEILADIEKNFGGFTMLDPHDIADGVAYMVTRPAHAAIGELWVMPTAQA
- a CDS encoding aldo/keto reductase, coding for MQYTQLGTSGLKISRIALGTMGFGDGNTPFWSWALPYEQAVPYFAQAVDLGITFWDTANVYSAGSSEEIVGRALKQVARRDDIVLATKVAEHMHDGPGGFGTSRKAVMEQIDASLRRLGTDYVDLYQVHRFDPRTPVEETMEALHDVVRAGKARYIGASSMFAWQFAKMQHAAQTHGWTTFVSMQDQYNLVQRGEELEMFGLLADQGVGSLPWSPLAAGVVARPWGSSGSTRSQTNPRADFQGRPLWLDTDKATIDAVERIATERGVAMATVALAWVLRNPVVDAPIVGATKPHHLTDAVAALDLTLTDDEVTALEQHYTLREPTYF
- a CDS encoding SDR family NAD(P)-dependent oxidoreductase produces the protein MSDTKVWFITGAARGMGVDIAKAALKAGHAVVATARDAQKVTDVLGEHPDLLAVSLDITDEQAAQAAVVAATDRFGRIDVLVNNAGNFYAGFFEEISPAQFRQQIETNFFGPLNVTRAVLPVMRAQRSGHVITFSSTAGLVGQEFVAAYCASKFALEGWMESLRFDLAPYGIQTTIVEPGFFRTELLVEGSSTNWPELSIDDYAPRTKDTIAGWREMNGKQGGDPAKLAAALIGLAAQDEPPLRWLAGADAVQTAEQKANDLLAQADAYRDLSSSLDHDDA
- a CDS encoding helix-turn-helix domain-containing protein, with translation MDSRSEMREFLVSRRARLTPEEVGLPDFGGRRRVPGLRREEVALVAGISVEYYTRLERGSSTGMSESVIDAVSRALQLDEAEHTHLWNLARASCTASKQRTSSRTQPVTAGLQQLLDAMQDVPAIVQNGRLDVIASNRLGAAFYSELYASGDRPPNFGRFVFLEPRAQVFYRDWQDAAVQTVAILRGAAGRTPHDRSLSNLVGELATRSDTFRTLWASQVVREHRSGDKRVHHPVVGDLDLTFEGMEPATGKGLLLTAYSAKPGTPSHDGLRLLANWAATNDAAAKDAAAVKDAAASSSLDQPTSG